The following coding sequences lie in one Spinacia oleracea cultivar Varoflay chromosome 1, BTI_SOV_V1, whole genome shotgun sequence genomic window:
- the LOC110775187 gene encoding TOM1-like protein 9 isoform X1, with product MVNSMVDRATSDMLIGPDWAMNIEICDMLNHDPGQAKDVVKGIKRRIGSKNSKVQLLALTLLETIVKNCGDIVHMHVAEKDLPHEMVKITKKKPDFHVKEKILILIDTWQEAFGGPRGRYPQYYAAYQELLRAGAVFPQRTERSAPVFTPPQTQPLSSYPPNVRNSEQRQESAEGSAEAEYPTLSLSEIQNARGIMDVLTEMLSAIDPANKEGLRQEVIVDLVEQCRTYKQRVVHLVNSTSDESLLCQGLALNDDLQRVLAKHEAICSGTVLSLENSKPESNKALVDVDAPLVDTGETSKQADGSSASGATLPAPQANGSTTTTPSKADSKIDLLSGDLLGDDFGTSPAQDSLALVPVSAPQPSSPIPSEHNALALVDMFSMDNSPESSNSQPAFAGQGQGYPLAPELQQQHNLQPTPFANGITTSMGMPQYEQAGYSQPGGASWNPQVSQPQPQPASPVYGSQNGGSLPPPPWESQPADINQSYTPQYSSSMQPPPMSGQQAANFQGGVHPFTPQPGNDQMYAQHMAGGQMPGMNVQPMQQNQMPGGMFPQQPYQGMMGMVPQQMPGGQMNSMYPAQMYGNQMAGYGYGYAQQQPDAQYLDQRMYGLSMRDDSSLKNNSNQNSMASYLPPMRQQSKGEDKLFGDLVDMAKLKPGKSTPSRTGSI from the exons ATGGTGAATTCGATGGTGGATAGAGCTACGTCCGATATGTTGATCGGACCTGATTGGGCTATGAATATCGAGATCTGCGATATGTTGAATCATGATCCTGG GCAAGCTAAGGATGTTGTGAAGGGCATAAAGAGGCGTATTGGGAGCAAGAACTCAAAGGTTCAGCTGCTAGCTCTAACG CTGCTGGAGACAATAGTAAAGAACTGTGGGGATATCGTACATATGCATGTAGCAGAGAAAGATCTTCCTCACGAGATGGTGAAAATTACTAAAAAGAAG cCGGATTTTCATGTTAAGGAGAAGATATTGATTCTTATAGACACTTGGCAAGAAGCTTTCGGCGGACCCAGAGGTCGATACCCACAGTACTATGCTGCTTACCAGGAGTTATTG CGCGCAGGTGCAGTTTTTCCTCAGAGAACAGAAAGGTCAGCTCCTGTATTTACACCACCACAAACGCAACCTCTATCTAGTTATCCTCCAAATGTGCGCAATTCAGAGCAGCGCCAAGAATCAGCAGAGGGTTCTGCCGAGGCTGAGTATCCCACCTTGAG CTTGTCGGAAATTCAGAATGCACGGGGAATTATGGATGTTCTGACTGAAATGTTAAGTGCAATCGATCCAGCGAACAAAGAG GGTCTAAGGCAGGAGGTAATCGTTGATTTGGTTGAACAATGCCGAACATACAAGCAAAGAGTCGTGCATTTAGTGAATTCCACTTC GGATGAGTCACTGCTTTGTCAAGGTCTGGCTTTAAATGATGACTTGCAGAGAGTACTTGCAAAGCATGAAGCTATTTGTTCGGGAACTGTCTTGTCACTGGAGAATTCTAAGCCTGAATCCAATAAAGCTCTAGTTGATGTTGATGCTCCTCTGGTTGATACAGGAGAAACCAGCAAACAAGCTGATGGAAG TTCTGCTTCAGGTGCAACTCTTCCAGCTCCCCAAGCAAATGGCTCTACAACTACTACACCAAGTAAAGCGGATTCCAAAATTGACCTCTTGAGTGGTGACCTTTTAGGTGATGATTTTGGTACATCACCTGCACAGGACTCGTTGGCTCTAGTTCCGGTGTCTGCACCTCAGCCTTCAAGTCCTATTCCTTCCGAGCATAATGCTTTGGCTCTTGTTGATATGTTTTCAATGGACAACTCTCCAGAATCCTCAAATTCTCAGCCTGCCTTTGCTGGACAAGGGCAAGGATATCCTTTAGCACCAGAACTTCAACAGCAGCATAATTTACAACCAACACCATTTGCAAACGGAATCACTACAAGCATGGGGATGCCTCAATATGAACAGGCGGGATATTCACAACCTGGAGGTGCTTCCTGGAATCCGCAGGTTTCCCAGCCGCAGCCACAACCAGCATCCCCTGTCTATG GTTCTCAAAACGGAGGATCATTGCCACCACCGCCATGGGAGTCTCAGCCTGCTGATATCAATCAGTCATACACTCCTCAATATTCTTCATCAATGCAGCCCCCTCCAATGTCGGGTCAACAAGCAGCGAATTTCCAGGGTGGCGTGCATCCCTTTACCCCTCAACCTGGAAATGATCAAATGTATGCGCAACACATGGCAGGTGGCCAGATGCCAGGAATGAATGTGCAACCTATGCAGCAGAACCAAATGCCAGGCGGCATGTTCCCTCAGCAGCCTTATCAGGGAATGATGGGTATGGTTCCCCAGCAAATGCCAGGTGGCCAGATGAACTCTATGTATCCCGCGCAAATGTATGGAAATCAAATGGCGGGTTATGGCTATGGTTATGCGCAACAGCAGCCTGATGCTCAATATCTTGATCAGAGAATGTATGGATTGTCTATGAGGGATGACAGTTCTCTGAAGAACAATTCCAACCAGAACTCAATGGCTTCATACTTACCCCCAATGAGGCAGCAGTCTAAGGGAGAGGACAAGTTATTTGGAGATCTTGTTGATATGGCGAAATTGAAGCCGGGAAAATCTACTCCTAGTAGAACTGGGAGTATCTGA
- the LOC110775206 gene encoding uncharacterized protein, translating into MACSSSYLLEPLSHVRALSHLRQTCGKSVSTHPPIFSLLPHNSTIIAISNSTSKYRFIHQVICSRAESTHFTESSEKKKKMEETPFNPDKRRADFLHLLRSRRSSEVPLTVELAKPVTNPMYQQSPPPTFSEAMESCPKADIENLEDLLVEENLYLYTEASDQGRLPVLILSMKQSGCVSKRPAIVFLHSTHKCKEWLRPLLEAYASRGYIAVAIDSRYHGERADSLTTYREALVSSWKKGDTMPFIFDTVWDLIKLADYLSNQRDDIDYARIGITGESLGGMHAWFAAFADTRYAVVAPIIGVQGFRWAIDNDKWQGRVDSIKAVFEEARVDLGKSVIDKEVVEKVWDRIAPGLASEFDAPYTIPTIAPRPMLILNGADDPRCPLAGLDTPKLRAQKAYEAYHHSDNFKLLAEPGIGHRMTPYMVKEASEWFDKFL; encoded by the exons ATGGCGTGCTCTTCCTCTTATCTGCTGGAGCCATTGTCACACGTGCGAGCTCTCTCTCACCTACGACAGACGTGCGGTAAAAGCGTGTCAACTCACCCGCcaatattctctctcctccctcacaACAGTACCATAATAGCCATTTCCAATTCCACCTCCAAATACCGATTTATCCACCAAGTTATCTGCAGTCGAGCTGAGTCAACTCACTTCACAGAATCGtcggagaagaagaagaaaatggaAGAAACACCATTCAATCCGGACAAGCGGCGAGCCGATTTCCTTCACCTTCTTCGCAGCCGTCGATCTTCCGAAg TTCCTTTGACAGTGGAACTTGCAAAGCCTGTGACGAACCCAATGTATCAACAGAGTCCACCACCAACTTTCAGTGAG GCAATGGAATCATGTCCTAAAGCAGATATCGAAAATCTCGAGGATCTACTGGTAGAAGAAAACCTTTACTTGTATACTGAG GCCTCTGATCAAGGACGTTTACCCGTTCTGATTCTGAGCATGAAGCAAAGTGGTTGTGTGTCAAAGAGACCAGCTATAGTTTTCCTGCACAGCACGCACAAGTGCAAAGAATGGTTACGGCCTTTGCTTGAG GCATACGCCTCACGTGGTTATATTGCTGTTGCTATTGATTCACGTTATCACGGCGAACGCGCAGATAGTCTAACGACCTATAGAGAA GCACTTGTATCGTCATGGAAAAAGGGTGACACTATGCCGTTCATATTTGATACG GTGTGGGATCTGATAAAGTTGGCTGATTATCTTTCTAATCAGAGGGATGATATTGATTATGCAAGGATTGGAATCACTGGCGAGTCACTTGGAG GAATGCATGCGTGGTTTGCGGCCTTTGCTGATACACGCTATGCTGTGGTTGCACCTATCATAGGAGTCCAG GGGTTTCGGTGGGCCATAGATAATGACAAATGGCAGGGTCGTGTAGATAGTATCAAGGCTGTTTTTGAAG AAGCTCGTGTTGATTTGGGAAAAAGTGTTATAGACAAAGAAGTTGTAGAGAAG GTTTGGGATAGGATTGCTCCTGGTCTAGCTTCAGAGTTCGATGCACCTTACACAATCCCAACAATAGCTCCTCGTCCTATGCTGATTTTGAATG GTGCTGATGATCCTCGATGCCCACTTGCCGGTCTAGATACGCCTAAACTGAGAGCACAAAAGGCATATGAAGCATATCATCATTCTGATAATTTCAAG CTCCTAGCAGAACCCGGAATAGGACACCGTATGACACCATACATGGTCAAAGAAGCTAGTGAGTGGTTTGACAAATTTCTCTAG
- the LOC110775187 gene encoding TOM1-like protein 9 isoform X2 codes for MHVAEKDLPHEMVKITKKKPDFHVKEKILILIDTWQEAFGGPRGRYPQYYAAYQELLRAGAVFPQRTERSAPVFTPPQTQPLSSYPPNVRNSEQRQESAEGSAEAEYPTLSLSEIQNARGIMDVLTEMLSAIDPANKEGLRQEVIVDLVEQCRTYKQRVVHLVNSTSDESLLCQGLALNDDLQRVLAKHEAICSGTVLSLENSKPESNKALVDVDAPLVDTGETSKQADGSSASGATLPAPQANGSTTTTPSKADSKIDLLSGDLLGDDFGTSPAQDSLALVPVSAPQPSSPIPSEHNALALVDMFSMDNSPESSNSQPAFAGQGQGYPLAPELQQQHNLQPTPFANGITTSMGMPQYEQAGYSQPGGASWNPQVSQPQPQPASPVYGSQNGGSLPPPPWESQPADINQSYTPQYSSSMQPPPMSGQQAANFQGGVHPFTPQPGNDQMYAQHMAGGQMPGMNVQPMQQNQMPGGMFPQQPYQGMMGMVPQQMPGGQMNSMYPAQMYGNQMAGYGYGYAQQQPDAQYLDQRMYGLSMRDDSSLKNNSNQNSMASYLPPMRQQSKGEDKLFGDLVDMAKLKPGKSTPSRTGSI; via the exons ATGCATGTAGCAGAGAAAGATCTTCCTCACGAGATGGTGAAAATTACTAAAAAGAAG cCGGATTTTCATGTTAAGGAGAAGATATTGATTCTTATAGACACTTGGCAAGAAGCTTTCGGCGGACCCAGAGGTCGATACCCACAGTACTATGCTGCTTACCAGGAGTTATTG CGCGCAGGTGCAGTTTTTCCTCAGAGAACAGAAAGGTCAGCTCCTGTATTTACACCACCACAAACGCAACCTCTATCTAGTTATCCTCCAAATGTGCGCAATTCAGAGCAGCGCCAAGAATCAGCAGAGGGTTCTGCCGAGGCTGAGTATCCCACCTTGAG CTTGTCGGAAATTCAGAATGCACGGGGAATTATGGATGTTCTGACTGAAATGTTAAGTGCAATCGATCCAGCGAACAAAGAG GGTCTAAGGCAGGAGGTAATCGTTGATTTGGTTGAACAATGCCGAACATACAAGCAAAGAGTCGTGCATTTAGTGAATTCCACTTC GGATGAGTCACTGCTTTGTCAAGGTCTGGCTTTAAATGATGACTTGCAGAGAGTACTTGCAAAGCATGAAGCTATTTGTTCGGGAACTGTCTTGTCACTGGAGAATTCTAAGCCTGAATCCAATAAAGCTCTAGTTGATGTTGATGCTCCTCTGGTTGATACAGGAGAAACCAGCAAACAAGCTGATGGAAG TTCTGCTTCAGGTGCAACTCTTCCAGCTCCCCAAGCAAATGGCTCTACAACTACTACACCAAGTAAAGCGGATTCCAAAATTGACCTCTTGAGTGGTGACCTTTTAGGTGATGATTTTGGTACATCACCTGCACAGGACTCGTTGGCTCTAGTTCCGGTGTCTGCACCTCAGCCTTCAAGTCCTATTCCTTCCGAGCATAATGCTTTGGCTCTTGTTGATATGTTTTCAATGGACAACTCTCCAGAATCCTCAAATTCTCAGCCTGCCTTTGCTGGACAAGGGCAAGGATATCCTTTAGCACCAGAACTTCAACAGCAGCATAATTTACAACCAACACCATTTGCAAACGGAATCACTACAAGCATGGGGATGCCTCAATATGAACAGGCGGGATATTCACAACCTGGAGGTGCTTCCTGGAATCCGCAGGTTTCCCAGCCGCAGCCACAACCAGCATCCCCTGTCTATG GTTCTCAAAACGGAGGATCATTGCCACCACCGCCATGGGAGTCTCAGCCTGCTGATATCAATCAGTCATACACTCCTCAATATTCTTCATCAATGCAGCCCCCTCCAATGTCGGGTCAACAAGCAGCGAATTTCCAGGGTGGCGTGCATCCCTTTACCCCTCAACCTGGAAATGATCAAATGTATGCGCAACACATGGCAGGTGGCCAGATGCCAGGAATGAATGTGCAACCTATGCAGCAGAACCAAATGCCAGGCGGCATGTTCCCTCAGCAGCCTTATCAGGGAATGATGGGTATGGTTCCCCAGCAAATGCCAGGTGGCCAGATGAACTCTATGTATCCCGCGCAAATGTATGGAAATCAAATGGCGGGTTATGGCTATGGTTATGCGCAACAGCAGCCTGATGCTCAATATCTTGATCAGAGAATGTATGGATTGTCTATGAGGGATGACAGTTCTCTGAAGAACAATTCCAACCAGAACTCAATGGCTTCATACTTACCCCCAATGAGGCAGCAGTCTAAGGGAGAGGACAAGTTATTTGGAGATCTTGTTGATATGGCGAAATTGAAGCCGGGAAAATCTACTCCTAGTAGAACTGGGAGTATCTGA
- the LOC110775197 gene encoding protein NONRESPONDING TO OXYLIPINS 2, mitochondrial, producing the protein MSSTAILSRLSTVRGRCKSISQISNIFKSTSPSPVSSSTKRIPRISRLPVEASCLLTMLPLHSAIASARLQSILSVDSQSWCLVPQGMSMPL; encoded by the exons ATGAGCTCAACAGCGATTCTTTCCAGATTATCAACTGTGCGAGGAAGATGCAAATCAATTTCCCAAATTTCTAACATATTCAAATCAACCTCCCCTTCTCCAGTTTCTTCTTCTACTAAGCGCATTCCTCGTATTTCAAG GTTACCAGTTGAGGCGAGCTGCTTACTCACAATGTTGCCGTTGCACAGCGCAATTGCTTCTGCTAGATTACAGTCTATATTATCTGTTGATTCCCAGAGTTGGTGTTTAGTTCCTCAAG GCATGTCAATGCCTTTATGA